In the genome of Streptomyces pactum, one region contains:
- a CDS encoding glycosyltransferase family 2 protein encodes MEATPARPGGGPGDISVSVVVPTRDRTTRLLLTLAALAHQTLDRDRFEVILVDDAPERGAVDRVLAAAPGTPPLRHARTGGRGPARARNAGAELARGELLLFLDDDTVATPELLTAHLAAHRDAPGTVVHGTITDLSAFALTPDPPAPRPALTGARGRSIDARRVARLREDAQLLGPRRSFIERTAAKVIRDPALAGLRWLACIGTSTSVRRADFERAGGFDEGFGELWGGEDLELGLRLHAAGARFALLDTVAYHLPTARRDTGELLPRFWRLAAERHGDPRLADVGTFLAGRLSPEELAARLGTRTAALSPGRAAP; translated from the coding sequence ATGGAAGCGACGCCCGCCCGGCCGGGGGGAGGTCCCGGCGACATCTCGGTGAGCGTGGTCGTACCGACCCGGGACCGGACCACGCGTCTGCTGCTCACCCTGGCGGCGCTGGCCCACCAGACCCTGGACCGCGACCGGTTCGAGGTCATCCTGGTCGACGACGCGCCCGAACGCGGGGCGGTGGACCGGGTGCTGGCCGCGGCCCCCGGGACACCGCCGCTGCGGCACGCCCGCACCGGCGGCCGGGGGCCCGCCCGCGCCCGGAACGCCGGCGCGGAGCTGGCCCGCGGGGAGCTGCTGCTCTTCCTCGACGACGACACCGTGGCCACCCCCGAACTGCTCACCGCGCACCTGGCGGCGCACCGCGACGCCCCGGGCACCGTGGTGCACGGCACCATCACCGATCTGTCGGCGTTCGCGCTGACCCCCGATCCGCCGGCCCCGCGGCCGGCGCTGACCGGTGCCCGCGGCCGCAGCATCGACGCCCGCCGGGTGGCCCGGCTGCGCGAGGACGCCCAGCTGCTCGGGCCGCGCCGGTCGTTCATCGAGCGGACCGCCGCCAAGGTCATCCGCGACCCGGCGCTGGCCGGCCTGCGCTGGCTGGCGTGCATCGGCACCAGCACCAGTGTGCGGCGGGCCGACTTCGAGCGGGCCGGCGGCTTCGACGAGGGCTTCGGGGAGCTGTGGGGCGGCGAGGACCTGGAGCTGGGGCTGCGGCTGCACGCCGCCGGGGCCCGCTTCGCGCTGCTGGACACGGTCGCGTACCACCTGCCCACCGCCCGCCGGGACACCGGCGAACTGCTGCCCCGGTTCTGGCGCCTGGCGGCCGAACGGCACGGCGATCCGCGGCTGGCCGACGTCGGCACCTTCCTCGCCGGCCGGCTCTCCCCGGAGGAACTGGCCGCCCGGCTCGGCACCCGCACCGCGGCCCTCTCCCCGGGGAGGGCCGCACCATGA
- a CDS encoding beta-ketoacyl synthase N-terminal-like domain-containing protein: protein MTAPRAGTVVVGGTAAERLAELRSRPDLAVTAPAQSLATAFTGVLTAALAGLPAGHRRQAPVVMAATDYAVAATSGYVARCAEAEAGGRRLRPSEAMTPEPAQLLQELAERTDWQGPGHVLISPRSATWQAVRWAFGAVSAGLHPAMVVCEVARDPAGGGYRVAAVPVTAPGPHADPPTGPVVISGTGLVTAFGDGADTFWRNLLAGRRGTGELTRFDAGRFRSRTVCQTTVAAAPGRPVRRALVDRARAEALAEAGLGRLPERTLLVYAGVVPHLPAVAGAPGVGEIALEPEWDGDGFGAAPGDRVLMAHACASGAFGLAMAREWLLCGLADTAVIVGVSALNTYDYACLDVLRATTTGIARPFDEDRSGVTVGEGAGVIVLETAARAAARGHRPPAVLAGISCRVAGQGVSALSTRVGAVCMREALAMAGLRTVDYVHGHAPGTRQGDEAELRALDQVGAELGWRDVPVSSCKGASGHLLHASVFPAVVTAVRALRDGVLPGTPGLRTPLGARHVRVLRDAESREGLSSVLVDNFGFGGNNAAFLLTGDAAGHLEWSAHG from the coding sequence ATGACCGCACCCCGGGCCGGCACGGTGGTGGTGGGCGGCACCGCCGCCGAGCGGCTGGCCGAACTGCGCTCCCGCCCGGACCTGGCCGTCACCGCCCCCGCCCAGTCGCTCGCCACCGCCTTCACCGGGGTGCTCACCGCGGCGCTCGCCGGGCTGCCCGCCGGTCACCGGCGGCAGGCGCCGGTGGTCATGGCCGCCACCGACTACGCGGTGGCGGCCACCTCCGGTTACGTCGCCCGCTGCGCCGAGGCCGAGGCGGGCGGCCGCCGGCTGCGCCCGTCGGAGGCGATGACCCCGGAGCCGGCCCAGCTCCTCCAGGAGCTGGCCGAACGCACCGACTGGCAGGGCCCCGGCCATGTGCTCATCTCCCCCCGGTCGGCGACCTGGCAGGCGGTCCGCTGGGCGTTCGGCGCGGTCTCGGCCGGCCTGCACCCGGCGATGGTGGTCTGCGAGGTGGCCCGCGACCCGGCGGGCGGCGGCTACCGGGTGGCGGCCGTGCCGGTCACCGCACCGGGCCCGCACGCCGACCCGCCCACCGGACCGGTGGTGATCTCCGGCACCGGCCTGGTCACCGCGTTCGGCGACGGCGCCGACACCTTCTGGCGGAACCTGCTCGCCGGCCGCCGGGGCACGGGCGAGCTGACCCGCTTCGACGCCGGCCGCTTCCGCAGCCGCACCGTGTGCCAGACCACGGTGGCTGCCGCGCCCGGCCGGCCGGTGCGGCGCGCCCTGGTGGACCGCGCCCGCGCCGAGGCGCTCGCCGAGGCCGGGCTGGGCCGGCTGCCGGAGCGCACCCTGCTGGTGTACGCCGGGGTGGTGCCGCACCTGCCGGCGGTCGCCGGCGCGCCCGGGGTCGGGGAGATCGCCCTGGAACCGGAGTGGGACGGCGACGGCTTCGGGGCCGCCCCCGGGGACCGGGTGCTGATGGCGCACGCCTGCGCCTCGGGTGCCTTCGGGCTCGCCATGGCCCGCGAATGGCTGCTGTGCGGCCTCGCCGACACCGCGGTGATCGTGGGCGTGTCGGCCCTCAACACCTACGACTACGCCTGCCTGGACGTGCTCCGCGCCACCACCACCGGCATCGCCCGCCCCTTCGACGAGGACCGCTCCGGCGTGACCGTCGGGGAGGGCGCGGGGGTGATCGTGCTGGAGACCGCCGCCCGCGCGGCGGCCCGCGGCCACCGCCCGCCGGCCGTGCTCGCCGGCATCTCCTGCCGGGTGGCCGGCCAGGGCGTCAGCGCGCTGAGCACCCGGGTCGGGGCGGTGTGCATGCGCGAGGCGCTGGCGATGGCGGGCCTGCGGACCGTGGACTACGTGCACGGTCACGCCCCCGGCACCCGCCAGGGCGACGAGGCCGAGCTGCGGGCGCTGGACCAGGTCGGCGCCGAGCTGGGCTGGCGGGACGTGCCGGTCAGCTCCTGCAAGGGGGCCTCCGGCCACCTGCTGCACGCCTCGGTGTTCCCCGCCGTGGTCACGGCGGTCCGGGCGCTGCGGGACGGGGTGCTCCCGGGCACCCCCGGTCTGCGGACGCCCCTGGGTGCGCGGCACGTCCGCGTACTGCGCGACGCGGAGTCCCGCGAGGGGCTGAGCTCCGTGCTGGTGGACAACTTCGGTTTCGGCGGCAACAACGCCGCGTTCCTGCTCACCGGGGACGCGGCCGGGCACCTGGAGTGGAGTGCACATGGCTGA
- a CDS encoding B12-binding domain-containing radical SAM protein, whose amino-acid sequence MADAVLLTPREILTGFSSVNNQNVLINDEEYLRLDPAMRLFYEKVRENLGVACIAGHLRACGYSVRALNLHGRNPSDEAITDLIRRERPKFVGISIMYDLHIVDAVRLLRCVRKADPSVFVAIGGAFCTYNAKLIAERIPEADCVAFGEGELTVEGLMECLAAGRDWRSVPGVWFWQEGRVRSSGPPKLPDLHKQAWPARDLLVHHRGAGIPTPVASTYTSRGCHAKCTFCYVPRAPGVTAGNAWRVRSPVDVVDEIEFLQREFGTRFLWFNDDNFGGAFQDGYNHAVGFAEEILRRDLKISFHCEFRVDTGLIDREALRTLRRAGMASALLGMETGSPAMAKRFRKGTLVEYNFDAARMFRQENIELEPGWIMVEPGTTVDDLWENLKFIVAADIAVSENPFSFISRAIALRGTEMYDKITDPAPPDLAEVEGPAREVLSEARREYRIADGRVEDVWDAWARVSAEVSDRKEELPFVAQIIVDATRARRSQGEQGLRPRLSRLRRWVEDLPHLLIAFLNVGLLLADENPPGLAGRLETELRALVDAYDREHLGLTYPDFVAETERLCGARALAG is encoded by the coding sequence ATGGCTGACGCGGTGCTGCTGACGCCACGGGAGATCCTCACCGGGTTCTCCAGCGTCAACAACCAGAACGTTCTCATCAACGACGAGGAATACCTCCGGCTGGATCCCGCGATGCGCCTGTTCTACGAGAAGGTGCGGGAGAACCTGGGGGTGGCGTGCATCGCCGGTCATCTGCGGGCGTGCGGGTACTCGGTACGGGCGTTGAATCTGCACGGGCGCAACCCCAGCGACGAGGCGATCACGGATCTGATCCGCCGCGAGCGGCCGAAGTTCGTGGGCATCAGCATCATGTACGACCTGCACATCGTGGACGCGGTGCGGCTGCTGCGCTGCGTGCGCAAGGCCGACCCGTCGGTGTTCGTGGCGATCGGCGGGGCGTTCTGCACGTACAACGCCAAACTGATCGCCGAGCGCATCCCGGAGGCGGACTGCGTGGCCTTCGGCGAGGGCGAGCTGACCGTCGAGGGGCTGATGGAGTGCCTGGCCGCCGGCCGCGACTGGCGGTCGGTGCCCGGCGTGTGGTTCTGGCAGGAAGGACGGGTGCGCAGCAGCGGCCCGCCGAAGCTGCCGGACCTGCACAAGCAGGCCTGGCCCGCCCGCGACCTGCTCGTCCACCACCGCGGGGCCGGCATCCCCACCCCGGTGGCGTCCACGTACACCAGCCGCGGCTGCCACGCCAAGTGCACCTTCTGCTACGTGCCGCGGGCCCCCGGCGTCACCGCCGGCAACGCCTGGCGGGTGCGGTCGCCCGTCGACGTGGTGGACGAGATCGAGTTCCTCCAGCGGGAGTTCGGCACCCGGTTCCTGTGGTTCAACGACGACAACTTCGGCGGCGCCTTCCAGGACGGCTACAACCACGCCGTGGGCTTCGCCGAGGAGATCCTGCGCCGTGATCTGAAGATCTCCTTCCACTGCGAGTTCCGGGTGGACACCGGGCTGATCGACCGGGAGGCGCTGCGCACCCTGCGCCGGGCCGGCATGGCCTCGGCGCTGCTGGGCATGGAGACCGGCTCCCCGGCGATGGCCAAACGGTTCCGCAAGGGCACCCTGGTCGAGTACAACTTCGACGCCGCGCGGATGTTCCGCCAGGAGAACATCGAGCTGGAACCCGGCTGGATCATGGTCGAGCCCGGCACCACCGTGGACGACCTGTGGGAGAACCTGAAGTTCATCGTGGCGGCCGACATCGCCGTCAGCGAGAACCCGTTCTCCTTCATCAGCCGGGCCATCGCGCTGCGCGGCACCGAGATGTACGACAAGATCACCGATCCGGCGCCGCCGGACCTGGCGGAGGTCGAGGGCCCCGCGCGGGAGGTGCTGAGCGAGGCGCGCCGGGAGTACCGGATCGCCGACGGCCGGGTCGAGGACGTGTGGGACGCCTGGGCCAGGGTGAGCGCCGAGGTCAGCGACCGCAAGGAGGAGCTGCCCTTCGTCGCCCAGATCATCGTGGACGCCACCCGGGCCCGCCGCTCCCAGGGCGAGCAGGGCCTGCGTCCGCGTCTGAGCCGGCTGCGGCGCTGGGTCGAGGACCTGCCGCACCTGCTGATCGCCTTCCTCAACGTCGGACTGCTGCTCGCGGACGAGAACCCGCCGGGTCTCGCCGGCCGGCTGGAGACCGAACTGCGCGCGCTGGTCGATGCCTACGACCGCGAGCACCTGGGGCTCACCTACCCGGACTTCGTGGCGGAGACCGAGCGTTTGTGCGGAGCACGGGCCCTGGCCGGATGA
- a CDS encoding B12-binding domain-containing radical SAM protein, whose protein sequence is MSDVVLLTPREIPTGAASLNNQNVLINDEEYLSLDPAMRLFYKRVRENLGVACIAGHLRGCGYSVRALNLHGRNPSDEVITDLIRHERPKFVGISIMYDLHIVDAVRLLRCVRAADPSVFVAIGGAFCTYNGKLIAERIPEADCVAFGEGELTVEGLMECLAAGRDWRSVPGLWFWQDGRVRSSGPPKLPDLSKQAWPARDVLIHHREAGIPTPRASTYTSRGCHAKCTFCYAPRQPGVENGPWRVRPIGDAVDEIEYLQREFGTRFLWFNDDNFGGAFQDGYHHAVGFAEEILRRGLKINFHCEFRVDTGLIDREALRTLRRAGMDLALLGMETGSPGMMKRFRKGTTVAYNFDAARLFKEEGIELEPGWIMIEPGTTLDELWENLKFIVTARVHESENPFFLINRAIALRGTEIYDKATRYEEPDIPGVEGPAWEVLRHARRDYRVEDDRVEHLWTAWSRVSSEINDRKENEVPFLAQSIADAVRARRGTGAESLRPLLGRLRSWDQGLDALLIAFLNVGLLLADENPPELADRLEAQLRDMINAYDREHLGHTFPDFVAETARACGEHAMAQVRG, encoded by the coding sequence ATGTCGGACGTGGTCCTGCTGACACCCCGGGAAATACCCACCGGCGCCGCGAGCCTGAACAACCAGAACGTGCTCATCAACGACGAGGAGTACCTGTCGCTGGACCCGGCGATGCGCCTGTTCTACAAGCGCGTCCGGGAGAACCTGGGGGTGGCCTGCATCGCCGGCCACCTGCGCGGGTGCGGGTACTCGGTGCGGGCGCTCAACCTGCACGGGCGCAACCCCAGCGACGAGGTCATCACCGACCTGATCCGCCACGAGCGGCCGAAGTTCGTGGGCATCAGCATCATGTACGACCTGCACATCGTGGACGCGGTGCGGCTGCTGCGCTGTGTCCGGGCCGCCGATCCGTCGGTGTTCGTGGCGATCGGCGGGGCGTTCTGCACCTACAACGGCAAGCTGATCGCCGAGCGCATCCCGGAGGCGGACTGCGTGGCCTTCGGCGAGGGCGAGCTGACCGTCGAGGGGCTGATGGAGTGCCTGGCCGCCGGCCGCGACTGGCGGTCGGTGCCGGGGCTGTGGTTCTGGCAGGACGGACGGGTGCGCAGCAGCGGCCCGCCGAAGCTGCCGGACCTGTCCAAGCAGGCCTGGCCCGCCCGTGACGTCCTGATCCACCACCGCGAGGCGGGCATCCCCACCCCGCGCGCCTCGACGTACACCAGCCGCGGCTGCCACGCGAAGTGCACCTTCTGCTACGCGCCGCGCCAGCCCGGGGTGGAGAACGGGCCCTGGCGGGTGCGGCCCATCGGGGACGCGGTGGACGAGATCGAGTACCTGCAGCGGGAGTTCGGCACCCGGTTCCTGTGGTTCAACGACGACAACTTCGGCGGCGCCTTCCAGGACGGCTACCACCACGCCGTCGGGTTCGCCGAGGAGATCCTGCGCCGCGGCCTGAAGATCAACTTCCACTGCGAGTTCCGGGTGGACACCGGGCTGATCGACCGGGAGGCGCTGCGCACCCTGCGCCGGGCCGGCATGGACCTGGCGCTGCTGGGCATGGAGACCGGCTCCCCGGGGATGATGAAGCGCTTCCGCAAGGGCACCACGGTCGCCTACAACTTCGACGCCGCCCGGCTGTTCAAGGAGGAGGGCATCGAGCTGGAGCCCGGCTGGATCATGATCGAGCCCGGCACCACCCTCGACGAGCTGTGGGAGAACCTGAAGTTCATCGTCACCGCCCGGGTGCACGAGAGCGAGAACCCGTTCTTCCTGATCAACCGGGCCATCGCACTGCGGGGCACGGAGATCTACGACAAGGCCACCCGGTACGAGGAGCCGGACATCCCCGGCGTCGAGGGCCCCGCCTGGGAGGTGCTGCGGCACGCCCGCCGCGACTACCGGGTCGAGGACGACCGGGTGGAGCACCTGTGGACGGCGTGGAGCCGGGTCTCCTCGGAGATCAACGACCGCAAGGAGAACGAGGTCCCGTTCCTCGCCCAGAGCATCGCGGACGCGGTGCGCGCCCGCCGCGGCACCGGCGCCGAGTCGCTGCGCCCGCTGCTGGGCCGGCTGCGCAGCTGGGACCAGGGCCTGGACGCGCTGCTGATCGCCTTCCTCAACGTCGGGCTGCTGCTGGCGGACGAGAACCCGCCGGAGCTGGCCGACCGGCTGGAGGCCCAGCTGCGCGACATGATCAACGCCTACGACCGGGAGCACCTGGGCCACACCTTCCCGGACTTCGTGGCCGAGACCGCGCGGGCGTGCGGTGAGCACGCCATGGCACAGGTGAGGGGCTGA
- a CDS encoding Gfo/Idh/MocA family protein: MTREKPIRFAAVGAGRVFQRYHLPCVDARDDVELVGLVDADADRAASVAAGRPGVWTGTDVARLIREARPDALSVCTPNDAHAAPVLAALDAGIPVLCEKPLAATVDEARRMAEHPAAAELLAVNMPFRCHSLTAPFAEAAGKGAQRVEVSFVTPGNRVWRACTPWYGDARRAGGGALLDLGPHAIDLLMTVFGHPDVEACTVNAEGVEEQAELQLSFQGLPATIRIDRAARRMETAVTVTTADGAHVLDLRRNELRLADGTVRQGADRPELAAISAFFDAVTGAATGAAGAAGDGPAAGGAAGTSGADAAGAGATGVTGAGAVGAREALAVQLVVDEAYRRARGAAPAVT; this comes from the coding sequence ATGACCCGCGAGAAGCCGATCCGGTTCGCCGCGGTGGGGGCCGGGCGGGTGTTCCAGCGCTACCACCTGCCCTGCGTCGACGCCCGGGACGACGTGGAACTGGTGGGGCTGGTGGACGCCGACGCGGACCGGGCGGCGTCCGTCGCGGCCGGCCGGCCGGGGGTGTGGACCGGCACCGACGTCGCGCGGCTGATCCGCGAGGCCCGGCCGGACGCGCTCAGCGTCTGCACCCCCAACGACGCCCACGCCGCGCCGGTGCTGGCCGCGCTGGACGCCGGTATCCCGGTGCTCTGCGAGAAACCCCTGGCCGCCACGGTGGACGAGGCGCGGCGGATGGCCGAGCACCCGGCCGCGGCGGAGCTGCTGGCGGTGAACATGCCGTTCCGCTGCCACTCGCTGACCGCGCCGTTCGCCGAGGCGGCCGGCAAGGGCGCGCAGCGGGTGGAGGTCTCCTTCGTCACCCCCGGCAACCGGGTGTGGCGGGCCTGCACCCCCTGGTACGGCGACGCCCGGCGGGCCGGCGGCGGCGCCCTGCTGGACCTCGGTCCGCACGCCATCGACCTGCTGATGACCGTCTTCGGCCATCCGGACGTCGAGGCGTGCACGGTGAACGCCGAGGGGGTGGAGGAACAGGCCGAGCTCCAACTGTCCTTCCAGGGCCTGCCGGCCACGATCCGGATCGACCGGGCCGCCCGCCGGATGGAGACCGCGGTGACCGTCACCACGGCCGACGGCGCGCACGTGCTGGACCTGCGGCGCAACGAGCTGCGGCTCGCCGACGGCACCGTCCGGCAGGGCGCCGACCGCCCGGAACTCGCCGCGATCTCCGCGTTCTTCGACGCGGTGACCGGCGCGGCGACCGGCGCGGCGGGGGCCGCTGGGGACGGCCCGGCGGCTGGCGGTGCGGCCGGCACGTCCGGAGCGGATGCGGCCGGTGCGGGCGCGACCGGTGTGACCGGGGCGGGGGCGGTGGGCGCCCGGGAGGCGCTCGCGGTCCAGCTCGTCGTGGACGAGGCCTACCGCCGCGCCCGGGGCGCGGCCCCGGCGGTGACCTGA
- a CDS encoding alpha/beta fold hydrolase has protein sequence MLRDRDQSNRWSGPAEGPPLPLSCRVTGEPDGKPVVLLHALGNTGRDWAPLITALAPLGRRLYVPDLRGHGASPRSERYTFELMYRDVVALLDRYRLDTVDLVGHSMGGHIGWLIAQRQPARVRRLVIEDTPPPPRDAAAEEEMRLRSAREDDRAPVISLYQEFRDLRRSGGLDSAAVRPIIDELRRADPGWWRRLAEVTAETLVISGGLSSPVPRSLLAEVAGRVPHGRLLAIDAGHYVHRTEPERFCAEVVRFLS, from the coding sequence GTGCTGCGCGACCGGGACCAGTCGAACAGATGGAGCGGTCCGGCGGAAGGGCCGCCGCTGCCGCTGAGTTGCCGGGTCACCGGCGAGCCGGACGGGAAGCCGGTGGTGCTGCTGCACGCCCTCGGCAACACCGGCCGGGACTGGGCCCCGCTGATCACCGCGCTGGCCCCGCTGGGCCGTCGGCTCTACGTACCGGATCTGCGCGGACACGGCGCCAGCCCCCGGTCCGAGCGCTACACCTTCGAGCTGATGTACCGGGACGTCGTCGCCCTGCTCGACCGGTACCGGCTGGACACCGTGGACCTGGTGGGGCACTCGATGGGCGGGCACATCGGCTGGCTGATCGCCCAGCGGCAGCCCGCCCGGGTGCGCCGGCTGGTGATCGAGGACACGCCCCCGCCGCCCCGGGACGCGGCGGCCGAGGAGGAGATGCGCCTGCGGTCGGCGCGGGAGGACGACCGGGCCCCGGTCATCTCGCTCTACCAGGAGTTCCGCGACCTGCGCCGGTCCGGCGGGCTGGACAGCGCCGCGGTACGGCCGATCATCGACGAGCTGCGGCGGGCCGACCCCGGCTGGTGGCGGCGGCTGGCGGAGGTCACCGCCGAGACGCTGGTGATCAGCGGCGGCCTCTCCAGCCCGGTGCCCCGGTCGCTGCTGGCCGAGGTCGCCGGCCGGGTCCCGCACGGCCGGCTGCTGGCCATCGACGCCGGGCACTATGTGCACCGTACCGAGCCGGAACGGTTCTGCGCCGAGGTCGTACGGTTCCTGAGCTGA
- a CDS encoding 4'-phosphopantetheinyl transferase superfamily protein, which yields MILFATAAVAAPYGPREQHLAGRAAAADALRRAGSTRLTVGRRGDGAPCFPPGFTGSITHTRRLAVAVVCRAGEVRGIGVDLETDPVPGRLHRILLGEEERAALWTPADETTLRGLFVAKEAAFKAFSAGGERATRMFWRIRLERPDPGPEPPGAVCGTSDPASGASPSRGASTGSGTWLVARAGRERARVRVRTGRELAWAVAVLPAPAP from the coding sequence GTGATCCTCTTCGCCACCGCGGCCGTCGCCGCGCCGTACGGGCCCCGGGAGCAGCACCTGGCCGGCCGTGCGGCGGCGGCCGACGCGCTGCGCCGGGCCGGCAGCACCCGGCTGACGGTGGGCCGGCGGGGTGACGGGGCGCCGTGCTTCCCGCCCGGTTTCACCGGCTCCATCACCCACACCCGGCGGCTGGCCGTGGCGGTGGTGTGCCGGGCCGGGGAGGTGCGGGGGATCGGGGTGGACCTGGAGACCGACCCGGTGCCCGGCCGCCTGCACCGCATCCTGCTCGGCGAGGAGGAGCGCGCGGCGCTGTGGACGCCCGCCGACGAGACCACCCTGCGCGGCCTCTTCGTCGCCAAGGAGGCGGCGTTCAAGGCGTTCTCGGCGGGCGGGGAGCGGGCGACGCGGATGTTCTGGCGGATCCGGCTGGAGCGGCCGGACCCGGGGCCGGAGCCTCCCGGCGCCGTGTGCGGTACGTCGGACCCGGCGTCCGGCGCGTCGCCGTCCCGCGGGGCGTCCACCGGTTCCGGGACGTGGCTGGTGGCCCGCGCCGGCCGGGAGCGGGCCCGGGTCCGGGTCCGGACCGGCCGCGAACTGGCCTGGGCGGTGGCCGTCCTGCCGGCCCCGGCTCCATGA